A DNA window from Bombus huntii isolate Logan2020A chromosome 10, iyBomHunt1.1, whole genome shotgun sequence contains the following coding sequences:
- the LOC126870102 gene encoding 39S ribosomal protein L21, mitochondrial isoform X2, which produces MEINEERRKLVIEERGLKLWEIEVAGYAHRRQTIKYRLPWFKPQPSYQEEIPENYDKEKEKAAADVINEINRQIATNSVGRLFAVIHLCGAQFKVTESDVIAIQGHWPPQPGDELKLEKVLLVGGKDFTLIGRPILNKELVSVNATVIQKTLSHTITHFRMKPRKQFRRINFIRIPRTMLRINSIIINGDVNKKKEVEGLDRIY; this is translated from the exons atggaaattaatgaaGAACGAAGGAAATTGGTGATAGAAGAAAGAG GATTAAAATTGTGGGAGATAGAAGTAGCTGGTTATGCTCATCGCAGGCAAACAATCAAATATAGGTTACCTTGGTTTAAACCACAACCAAGCTATCAAGAAGAAATACCTGAAAATTATgataaagaaaaggaaaaggcaGCTGCtg aTGTGATCAATGAAATTAACAGACAAATAGCTACTAATTCGGTTGGCCGCTTATTTGCAGTCATACACTTATGTGGAGCGCAATTTAAAGTCACGGAAAGTGATGTTATAGCCATTCAGGGTCATTGGCCACCTCAACCAGGAGATGaattaaaattggaaaaagtGTTATTGGTTGGTGGTAAAGATTTCACACTCATTGGAAGACCCATACTGAATAAGGAATTGGTGTCAGTTAATGCGACTGTAATCCAAAAGACCTTGTCTCACACTATAACTCATTTCAGAATGAAACCAAGAAAACAGTTTAGGAGAATAAATT TTATCAGAATACCCAGAACAATGTTAAGAATAAActctataattataaatggagatgtcaacaaaaagaaagaagttgaAGGCTTAGatagaatatattaa
- the LOC126870102 gene encoding 39S ribosomal protein L21, mitochondrial isoform X1 — MAALSNFSRLFNFATNTCIRRILPASINKQYYPGLKLWEIEVAGYAHRRQTIKYRLPWFKPQPSYQEEIPENYDKEKEKAAADVINEINRQIATNSVGRLFAVIHLCGAQFKVTESDVIAIQGHWPPQPGDELKLEKVLLVGGKDFTLIGRPILNKELVSVNATVIQKTLSHTITHFRMKPRKQFRRINFIRIPRTMLRINSIIINGDVNKKKEVEGLDRIY; from the exons ATGGCGGCACTCAGTAATTTCAGCAGGCTATTTAATTTCGCCACAAATACCTGTATTAGAAGGATTCTTCCTGCTTcaataaacaaacaatattatcCGG GATTAAAATTGTGGGAGATAGAAGTAGCTGGTTATGCTCATCGCAGGCAAACAATCAAATATAGGTTACCTTGGTTTAAACCACAACCAAGCTATCAAGAAGAAATACCTGAAAATTATgataaagaaaaggaaaaggcaGCTGCtg aTGTGATCAATGAAATTAACAGACAAATAGCTACTAATTCGGTTGGCCGCTTATTTGCAGTCATACACTTATGTGGAGCGCAATTTAAAGTCACGGAAAGTGATGTTATAGCCATTCAGGGTCATTGGCCACCTCAACCAGGAGATGaattaaaattggaaaaagtGTTATTGGTTGGTGGTAAAGATTTCACACTCATTGGAAGACCCATACTGAATAAGGAATTGGTGTCAGTTAATGCGACTGTAATCCAAAAGACCTTGTCTCACACTATAACTCATTTCAGAATGAAACCAAGAAAACAGTTTAGGAGAATAAATT TTATCAGAATACCCAGAACAATGTTAAGAATAAActctataattataaatggagatgtcaacaaaaagaaagaagttgaAGGCTTAGatagaatatattaa
- the LOC126870070 gene encoding cholinephosphotransferase 1 isoform X3, with protein sequence MQFYKEKLLSPGQLKRLSEHKYSCTTNSLLDGFLQPWWDWLVSKVPLWLAPNLITIVGLIVNIATTLILVYYSPDAKTEAPRWACFLCALGLFIYQSLDAIDGKQARRTGTSTPLGELFDHGCDSISTVFIALSACIAVQLGYYPTWMFFQCFCAMTLFYCAHWQTYVSGSLRFGKVDVTEAQFTIIMIHLISAIFGPQVWMIEIPYIDGFMFKYLIGVMTVICAMANLYFIFSVIFTGGVGKNGSTVALPYTGTEVKVFPLWAAVGIAILLAQSSISVILAGGVGKNGSTVAGTSVLSPIIPFSFVVVPAFIIYRKSAEHVYENHPALYILAFGMVAAKVTNRLVVAHMTKNEMEYLDTSLIGPAMLFLNQYFNFFIKEYYVLWLCFIWVTLDLLRYNTQICLEICDYMKIKLFRIPLGDHRTSLVSNTAEKNVNIGF encoded by the exons ATGCagttttataaagaaaagCTTCTGTCACCTGGACAACTGAAACGTCTTAGTGAGCATAAGTACAGCTGTACGACGAACAGCCTTTTGGATGGATTTCTTCAACCCTGGTGGGACTGGCTTGTTAGCAAGGTTCCACTTTGGCTTGCACCAAATTTAATCACTATTGTGGGACTGATTGTCAACATCGCGACTACTTTGATCCTTGTATATTATAGTCCAGATGCTAAAACCGAG gCACCTAGGTGGGCTTGTTTTTTATGCGCACTTGGTTTGTTTATTTATCAAAGTTTAGATGCCATAGATGGCAAACAAGCCAGAAGAACAGGAACTTCAACACCATTGGGTGAATTATTTGATCATGGGTGTGACTCCATATCAACCG ttTTTATTGCTCTATCAGCGTGTATAGCAGTACAATTAGGATATTATCCAACATGGATGTTTTTCCAATGCTTTTGTGCCATGACACTTTTTTATTGTGCACATTGGCAGACATATGTTTCAG GTTCTTTAAGATTTGGCAAAGTGGATGTCACAGAAGCACAATTTACTATTATAATGATTCACCTTATTTCTGCAATTTTTGGGCCACAAGTATGGATGATAGAG ATACCATACATAGATGGTTTTATGTTTAAGTATTTAATAGGAGTTATGACAGTAATTTGTGCAATGGCAAACTTATATTTCATCTTTTCGGTGATTTTCACCGGAGGAGTGGGCAAGAATGGTTCAACTGTGGCT TTGCCATACACTGGCACAGAGGTCAAGGTGTTTCCATTATGGGCTGCTGTGGGCATCGCTATTTTACTTGCACAGAGCAGCATATCCGTCATTCTTGCCGGTGGTGTCGGAAAAAATGGCTCCACCGTCGCA GGAACATCAGTTTTATCTCCAATTATTCCATTTAGTTTCGTGGTAGTACCagcttttataatttatagaaaaagtgCAGAGCACGTTTATGAAAATCATCCTGCATTGTATATACTAGCATTTGGAATGGTTGCAGCTAAAGTTACCAATCGACTGGTG gtTGCTCATATgacaaaaaatgaaatggaatATTTAGACACTTCATTGATTGGACCAGCAATGCTGTTCTTAAATcagtatttcaatttttttatcaaaGAATATTATGTTCTATGGTTGTGTTTT ATTTGGGTTACTCTGGATTTACTACGGTATAATACTCAAATTTGCCTCGAAATTTGCGATTATATGAAGATCAAATTATTTAGGATACCACTAGGAGATCATCGAACTAGTCTGGTTTCTAATACAGCTGAGAAAAATG taaacATCGGTTTCTAA
- the LOC126870070 gene encoding cholinephosphotransferase 1 isoform X5 has product MQFYKEKLLSPGQLKRLSEHKYSCTTNSLLDGFLQPWWDWLVSKVPLWLAPNLITIVGLIVNIATTLILVYYSPDAKTEAPRWACFLCALGLFIYQSLDAIDGKQARRTGTSTPLGELFDHGCDSISTVFIALSACIAVQLGYYPTWMFFQCFCAMTLFYCAHWQTYVSGSLRFGKVDVTEAQFTIIMIHLISAIFGPQVWMIEIPVLGVGTISNYVAVFFYAGYIHVFLEFCKVFESGGIGKNGSTIAGTSVLSPIIPFSFVVVPAFIIYRKSAEHVYENHPALYILAFGMVAAKVTNRLVVAHMTKNEMEYLDTSLIGPAMLFLNQYFNFFIKEYYVLWLCFIWVTLDLLRYNTQICLEICDYMKIKLFRIPLGDHRTSLVSNTAEKNVRAMVEQEPLLDEDYHHGSDTTLDL; this is encoded by the exons ATGCagttttataaagaaaagCTTCTGTCACCTGGACAACTGAAACGTCTTAGTGAGCATAAGTACAGCTGTACGACGAACAGCCTTTTGGATGGATTTCTTCAACCCTGGTGGGACTGGCTTGTTAGCAAGGTTCCACTTTGGCTTGCACCAAATTTAATCACTATTGTGGGACTGATTGTCAACATCGCGACTACTTTGATCCTTGTATATTATAGTCCAGATGCTAAAACCGAG gCACCTAGGTGGGCTTGTTTTTTATGCGCACTTGGTTTGTTTATTTATCAAAGTTTAGATGCCATAGATGGCAAACAAGCCAGAAGAACAGGAACTTCAACACCATTGGGTGAATTATTTGATCATGGGTGTGACTCCATATCAACCG ttTTTATTGCTCTATCAGCGTGTATAGCAGTACAATTAGGATATTATCCAACATGGATGTTTTTCCAATGCTTTTGTGCCATGACACTTTTTTATTGTGCACATTGGCAGACATATGTTTCAG GTTCTTTAAGATTTGGCAAAGTGGATGTCACAGAAGCACAATTTACTATTATAATGATTCACCTTATTTCTGCAATTTTTGGGCCACAAGTATGGATGATAGAG ATACCAGTGCTTGGTGTAGGCACAATCAGTAACTACGTAGCAGTATTCTTTTATGCAGGCTACATTCATGTATTCCTTGAATTCTGTAAAGTCTTTGAATCTGGTGGGATTGGAAAGAATGGTTCCACAATTGCA GGAACATCAGTTTTATCTCCAATTATTCCATTTAGTTTCGTGGTAGTACCagcttttataatttatagaaaaagtgCAGAGCACGTTTATGAAAATCATCCTGCATTGTATATACTAGCATTTGGAATGGTTGCAGCTAAAGTTACCAATCGACTGGTG gtTGCTCATATgacaaaaaatgaaatggaatATTTAGACACTTCATTGATTGGACCAGCAATGCTGTTCTTAAATcagtatttcaatttttttatcaaaGAATATTATGTTCTATGGTTGTGTTTT ATTTGGGTTACTCTGGATTTACTACGGTATAATACTCAAATTTGCCTCGAAATTTGCGATTATATGAAGATCAAATTATTTAGGATACCACTAGGAGATCATCGAACTAGTCTGGTTTCTAATACAGCTGAGAAAAATG TTCGCGCGATGGTGGAACAAGAGCCTCTGTTAGACGAGGATTATCATCACGGATCTGATACTACTCTCGACCTATGA
- the LOC126870070 gene encoding cholinephosphotransferase 1 isoform X6, producing the protein MQFYKEKLLSPGQLKRLSEHKYSCTTNSLLDGFLQPWWDWLVSKVPLWLAPNLITIVGLIVNIATTLILVYYSPDAKTEAPRWACFLCALGLFIYQSLDAIDGKQARRTGTSTPLGELFDHGCDSISTVFIALSACIAVQLGYYPTWMFFQCFCAMTLFYCAHWQTYVSGSLRFGKVDVTEAQFTIIMIHLISAIFGPQVWMIELPYTGTEVKVFPLWAAVGIAILLAQSSISVILAGGVGKNGSTVAGTSVLSPIIPFSFVVVPAFIIYRKSAEHVYENHPALYILAFGMVAAKVTNRLVVAHMTKNEMEYLDTSLIGPAMLFLNQYFNFFIKEYYVLWLCFIWVTLDLLRYNTQICLEICDYMKIKLFRIPLGDHRTSLVSNTAEKNVRAMVEQEPLLDEDYHHGSDTTLDL; encoded by the exons ATGCagttttataaagaaaagCTTCTGTCACCTGGACAACTGAAACGTCTTAGTGAGCATAAGTACAGCTGTACGACGAACAGCCTTTTGGATGGATTTCTTCAACCCTGGTGGGACTGGCTTGTTAGCAAGGTTCCACTTTGGCTTGCACCAAATTTAATCACTATTGTGGGACTGATTGTCAACATCGCGACTACTTTGATCCTTGTATATTATAGTCCAGATGCTAAAACCGAG gCACCTAGGTGGGCTTGTTTTTTATGCGCACTTGGTTTGTTTATTTATCAAAGTTTAGATGCCATAGATGGCAAACAAGCCAGAAGAACAGGAACTTCAACACCATTGGGTGAATTATTTGATCATGGGTGTGACTCCATATCAACCG ttTTTATTGCTCTATCAGCGTGTATAGCAGTACAATTAGGATATTATCCAACATGGATGTTTTTCCAATGCTTTTGTGCCATGACACTTTTTTATTGTGCACATTGGCAGACATATGTTTCAG GTTCTTTAAGATTTGGCAAAGTGGATGTCACAGAAGCACAATTTACTATTATAATGATTCACCTTATTTCTGCAATTTTTGGGCCACAAGTATGGATGATAGAG TTGCCATACACTGGCACAGAGGTCAAGGTGTTTCCATTATGGGCTGCTGTGGGCATCGCTATTTTACTTGCACAGAGCAGCATATCCGTCATTCTTGCCGGTGGTGTCGGAAAAAATGGCTCCACCGTCGCA GGAACATCAGTTTTATCTCCAATTATTCCATTTAGTTTCGTGGTAGTACCagcttttataatttatagaaaaagtgCAGAGCACGTTTATGAAAATCATCCTGCATTGTATATACTAGCATTTGGAATGGTTGCAGCTAAAGTTACCAATCGACTGGTG gtTGCTCATATgacaaaaaatgaaatggaatATTTAGACACTTCATTGATTGGACCAGCAATGCTGTTCTTAAATcagtatttcaatttttttatcaaaGAATATTATGTTCTATGGTTGTGTTTT ATTTGGGTTACTCTGGATTTACTACGGTATAATACTCAAATTTGCCTCGAAATTTGCGATTATATGAAGATCAAATTATTTAGGATACCACTAGGAGATCATCGAACTAGTCTGGTTTCTAATACAGCTGAGAAAAATG TTCGCGCGATGGTGGAACAAGAGCCTCTGTTAGACGAGGATTATCATCACGGATCTGATACTACTCTCGACCTATGA
- the LOC126870070 gene encoding cholinephosphotransferase 1 isoform X4: protein MQFYKEKLLSPGQLKRLSEHKYSCTTNSLLDGFLQPWWDWLVSKVPLWLAPNLITIVGLIVNIATTLILVYYSPDAKTEAPRWACFLCALGLFIYQSLDAIDGKQARRTGTSTPLGELFDHGCDSISTVFIALSACIAVQLGYYPTWMFFQCFCAMTLFYCAHWQTYVSGSLRFGKVDVTEAQFTIIMIHLISAIFGPQVWMIEIPYIDGFMFKYLIGVMTVICAMANLYFIFSVIFTGGVGKNGSTVAGTSVLSPIIPFSFVVVPAFIIYRKSAEHVYENHPALYILAFGMVAAKVTNRLVVAHMTKNEMEYLDTSLIGPAMLFLNQYFNFFIKEYYVLWLCFIWVTLDLLRYNTQICLEICDYMKIKLFRIPLGDHRTSLVSNTAEKNVRAMVEQEPLLDEDYHHGSDTTLDL, encoded by the exons ATGCagttttataaagaaaagCTTCTGTCACCTGGACAACTGAAACGTCTTAGTGAGCATAAGTACAGCTGTACGACGAACAGCCTTTTGGATGGATTTCTTCAACCCTGGTGGGACTGGCTTGTTAGCAAGGTTCCACTTTGGCTTGCACCAAATTTAATCACTATTGTGGGACTGATTGTCAACATCGCGACTACTTTGATCCTTGTATATTATAGTCCAGATGCTAAAACCGAG gCACCTAGGTGGGCTTGTTTTTTATGCGCACTTGGTTTGTTTATTTATCAAAGTTTAGATGCCATAGATGGCAAACAAGCCAGAAGAACAGGAACTTCAACACCATTGGGTGAATTATTTGATCATGGGTGTGACTCCATATCAACCG ttTTTATTGCTCTATCAGCGTGTATAGCAGTACAATTAGGATATTATCCAACATGGATGTTTTTCCAATGCTTTTGTGCCATGACACTTTTTTATTGTGCACATTGGCAGACATATGTTTCAG GTTCTTTAAGATTTGGCAAAGTGGATGTCACAGAAGCACAATTTACTATTATAATGATTCACCTTATTTCTGCAATTTTTGGGCCACAAGTATGGATGATAGAG ATACCATACATAGATGGTTTTATGTTTAAGTATTTAATAGGAGTTATGACAGTAATTTGTGCAATGGCAAACTTATATTTCATCTTTTCGGTGATTTTCACCGGAGGAGTGGGCAAGAATGGTTCAACTGTGGCT GGAACATCAGTTTTATCTCCAATTATTCCATTTAGTTTCGTGGTAGTACCagcttttataatttatagaaaaagtgCAGAGCACGTTTATGAAAATCATCCTGCATTGTATATACTAGCATTTGGAATGGTTGCAGCTAAAGTTACCAATCGACTGGTG gtTGCTCATATgacaaaaaatgaaatggaatATTTAGACACTTCATTGATTGGACCAGCAATGCTGTTCTTAAATcagtatttcaatttttttatcaaaGAATATTATGTTCTATGGTTGTGTTTT ATTTGGGTTACTCTGGATTTACTACGGTATAATACTCAAATTTGCCTCGAAATTTGCGATTATATGAAGATCAAATTATTTAGGATACCACTAGGAGATCATCGAACTAGTCTGGTTTCTAATACAGCTGAGAAAAATG TTCGCGCGATGGTGGAACAAGAGCCTCTGTTAGACGAGGATTATCATCACGGATCTGATACTACTCTCGACCTATGA
- the LOC126870070 gene encoding cholinephosphotransferase 1 isoform X7, whose translation MQFYKEKLLSPGQLKRLSEHKYSCTTNSLLDGFLQPWWDWLVSKVPLWLAPNLITIVGLIVNIATTLILVYYSPDAKTEAPRWACFLCALGLFIYQSLDAIDGKQARRTGTSTPLGELFDHGCDSISTVFIALSACIAVQLGYYPTWMFFQCFCAMTLFYCAHWQTYVSGSLRFGKVDVTEAQFTIIMIHLISAIFGPQVWMIEIPYIDGFMFKYLIGVMTVICAMANLYFIFSVIFTGGVGKNGSTVAIPVLGVGTISNYVAVFFYAGYIHVFLEFCKVFESGGIGKNGSTIALPYTGTEVKVFPLWAAVGIAILLAQSSISVILAGGVGKNGSTVAGTSVLSPIIPFSFVVVPAFIIYRKSAEHVYENHPALYILAFGMVAAKVTNRLVVAHMTKNEMEYLDTSLIGPAMLFLNQYFNFFIKEYYVLWLCFIWVTLDLLRYNTQICLEICDYMKIKLFRIPLGDHRTSLVSNTAEKNVRAMVEQEPLLDEDYHHGSDTTLDL comes from the exons ATGCagttttataaagaaaagCTTCTGTCACCTGGACAACTGAAACGTCTTAGTGAGCATAAGTACAGCTGTACGACGAACAGCCTTTTGGATGGATTTCTTCAACCCTGGTGGGACTGGCTTGTTAGCAAGGTTCCACTTTGGCTTGCACCAAATTTAATCACTATTGTGGGACTGATTGTCAACATCGCGACTACTTTGATCCTTGTATATTATAGTCCAGATGCTAAAACCGAG gCACCTAGGTGGGCTTGTTTTTTATGCGCACTTGGTTTGTTTATTTATCAAAGTTTAGATGCCATAGATGGCAAACAAGCCAGAAGAACAGGAACTTCAACACCATTGGGTGAATTATTTGATCATGGGTGTGACTCCATATCAACCG ttTTTATTGCTCTATCAGCGTGTATAGCAGTACAATTAGGATATTATCCAACATGGATGTTTTTCCAATGCTTTTGTGCCATGACACTTTTTTATTGTGCACATTGGCAGACATATGTTTCAG GTTCTTTAAGATTTGGCAAAGTGGATGTCACAGAAGCACAATTTACTATTATAATGATTCACCTTATTTCTGCAATTTTTGGGCCACAAGTATGGATGATAGAG ATACCATACATAGATGGTTTTATGTTTAAGTATTTAATAGGAGTTATGACAGTAATTTGTGCAATGGCAAACTTATATTTCATCTTTTCGGTGATTTTCACCGGAGGAGTGGGCAAGAATGGTTCAACTGTGGCT ATACCAGTGCTTGGTGTAGGCACAATCAGTAACTACGTAGCAGTATTCTTTTATGCAGGCTACATTCATGTATTCCTTGAATTCTGTAAAGTCTTTGAATCTGGTGGGATTGGAAAGAATGGTTCCACAATTGCA TTGCCATACACTGGCACAGAGGTCAAGGTGTTTCCATTATGGGCTGCTGTGGGCATCGCTATTTTACTTGCACAGAGCAGCATATCCGTCATTCTTGCCGGTGGTGTCGGAAAAAATGGCTCCACCGTCGCA GGAACATCAGTTTTATCTCCAATTATTCCATTTAGTTTCGTGGTAGTACCagcttttataatttatagaaaaagtgCAGAGCACGTTTATGAAAATCATCCTGCATTGTATATACTAGCATTTGGAATGGTTGCAGCTAAAGTTACCAATCGACTGGTG gtTGCTCATATgacaaaaaatgaaatggaatATTTAGACACTTCATTGATTGGACCAGCAATGCTGTTCTTAAATcagtatttcaatttttttatcaaaGAATATTATGTTCTATGGTTGTGTTTT ATTTGGGTTACTCTGGATTTACTACGGTATAATACTCAAATTTGCCTCGAAATTTGCGATTATATGAAGATCAAATTATTTAGGATACCACTAGGAGATCATCGAACTAGTCTGGTTTCTAATACAGCTGAGAAAAATG TTCGCGCGATGGTGGAACAAGAGCCTCTGTTAGACGAGGATTATCATCACGGATCTGATACTACTCTCGACCTATGA
- the LOC126870070 gene encoding cholinephosphotransferase 1 isoform X2 — MQFYKEKLLSPGQLKRLSEHKYSCTTNSLLDGFLQPWWDWLVSKVPLWLAPNLITIVGLIVNIATTLILVYYSPDAKTEAPRWACFLCALGLFIYQSLDAIDGKQARRTGTSTPLGELFDHGCDSISTVFIALSACIAVQLGYYPTWMFFQCFCAMTLFYCAHWQTYVSGSLRFGKVDVTEAQFTIIMIHLISAIFGPQVWMIEIPYIDGFMFKYLIGVMTVICAMANLYFIFSVIFTGGVGKNGSTVALPYTGTEVKVFPLWAAVGIAILLAQSSISVILAGGVGKNGSTVAGTSVLSPIIPFSFVVVPAFIIYRKSAEHVYENHPALYILAFGMVAAKVTNRLVVAHMTKNEMEYLDTSLIGPAMLFLNQYFNFFIKEYYVLWLCFIWVTLDLLRYNTQICLEICDYMKIKLFRIPLGDHRTSLVSNTAEKNVRAMVEQEPLLDEDYHHGSDTTLDL; from the exons ATGCagttttataaagaaaagCTTCTGTCACCTGGACAACTGAAACGTCTTAGTGAGCATAAGTACAGCTGTACGACGAACAGCCTTTTGGATGGATTTCTTCAACCCTGGTGGGACTGGCTTGTTAGCAAGGTTCCACTTTGGCTTGCACCAAATTTAATCACTATTGTGGGACTGATTGTCAACATCGCGACTACTTTGATCCTTGTATATTATAGTCCAGATGCTAAAACCGAG gCACCTAGGTGGGCTTGTTTTTTATGCGCACTTGGTTTGTTTATTTATCAAAGTTTAGATGCCATAGATGGCAAACAAGCCAGAAGAACAGGAACTTCAACACCATTGGGTGAATTATTTGATCATGGGTGTGACTCCATATCAACCG ttTTTATTGCTCTATCAGCGTGTATAGCAGTACAATTAGGATATTATCCAACATGGATGTTTTTCCAATGCTTTTGTGCCATGACACTTTTTTATTGTGCACATTGGCAGACATATGTTTCAG GTTCTTTAAGATTTGGCAAAGTGGATGTCACAGAAGCACAATTTACTATTATAATGATTCACCTTATTTCTGCAATTTTTGGGCCACAAGTATGGATGATAGAG ATACCATACATAGATGGTTTTATGTTTAAGTATTTAATAGGAGTTATGACAGTAATTTGTGCAATGGCAAACTTATATTTCATCTTTTCGGTGATTTTCACCGGAGGAGTGGGCAAGAATGGTTCAACTGTGGCT TTGCCATACACTGGCACAGAGGTCAAGGTGTTTCCATTATGGGCTGCTGTGGGCATCGCTATTTTACTTGCACAGAGCAGCATATCCGTCATTCTTGCCGGTGGTGTCGGAAAAAATGGCTCCACCGTCGCA GGAACATCAGTTTTATCTCCAATTATTCCATTTAGTTTCGTGGTAGTACCagcttttataatttatagaaaaagtgCAGAGCACGTTTATGAAAATCATCCTGCATTGTATATACTAGCATTTGGAATGGTTGCAGCTAAAGTTACCAATCGACTGGTG gtTGCTCATATgacaaaaaatgaaatggaatATTTAGACACTTCATTGATTGGACCAGCAATGCTGTTCTTAAATcagtatttcaatttttttatcaaaGAATATTATGTTCTATGGTTGTGTTTT ATTTGGGTTACTCTGGATTTACTACGGTATAATACTCAAATTTGCCTCGAAATTTGCGATTATATGAAGATCAAATTATTTAGGATACCACTAGGAGATCATCGAACTAGTCTGGTTTCTAATACAGCTGAGAAAAATG TTCGCGCGATGGTGGAACAAGAGCCTCTGTTAGACGAGGATTATCATCACGGATCTGATACTACTCTCGACCTATGA
- the LOC126870070 gene encoding cholinephosphotransferase 1 isoform X1 translates to MQFYKEKLLSPGQLKRLSEHKYSCTTNSLLDGFLQPWWDWLVSKVPLWLAPNLITIVGLIVNIATTLILVYYSPDAKTEAPRWACFLCALGLFIYQSLDAIDGKQARRTGTSTPLGELFDHGCDSISTVFIALSACIAVQLGYYPTWMFFQCFCAMTLFYCAHWQTYVSGSLRFGKVDVTEAQFTIIMIHLISAIFGPQVWMIEIPVLGVGTISNYVAVFFYAGYIHVFLEFCKVFESGGIGKNGSTIALPYTGTEVKVFPLWAAVGIAILLAQSSISVILAGGVGKNGSTVAGTSVLSPIIPFSFVVVPAFIIYRKSAEHVYENHPALYILAFGMVAAKVTNRLVVAHMTKNEMEYLDTSLIGPAMLFLNQYFNFFIKEYYVLWLCFIWVTLDLLRYNTQICLEICDYMKIKLFRIPLGDHRTSLVSNTAEKNVRAMVEQEPLLDEDYHHGSDTTLDL, encoded by the exons ATGCagttttataaagaaaagCTTCTGTCACCTGGACAACTGAAACGTCTTAGTGAGCATAAGTACAGCTGTACGACGAACAGCCTTTTGGATGGATTTCTTCAACCCTGGTGGGACTGGCTTGTTAGCAAGGTTCCACTTTGGCTTGCACCAAATTTAATCACTATTGTGGGACTGATTGTCAACATCGCGACTACTTTGATCCTTGTATATTATAGTCCAGATGCTAAAACCGAG gCACCTAGGTGGGCTTGTTTTTTATGCGCACTTGGTTTGTTTATTTATCAAAGTTTAGATGCCATAGATGGCAAACAAGCCAGAAGAACAGGAACTTCAACACCATTGGGTGAATTATTTGATCATGGGTGTGACTCCATATCAACCG ttTTTATTGCTCTATCAGCGTGTATAGCAGTACAATTAGGATATTATCCAACATGGATGTTTTTCCAATGCTTTTGTGCCATGACACTTTTTTATTGTGCACATTGGCAGACATATGTTTCAG GTTCTTTAAGATTTGGCAAAGTGGATGTCACAGAAGCACAATTTACTATTATAATGATTCACCTTATTTCTGCAATTTTTGGGCCACAAGTATGGATGATAGAG ATACCAGTGCTTGGTGTAGGCACAATCAGTAACTACGTAGCAGTATTCTTTTATGCAGGCTACATTCATGTATTCCTTGAATTCTGTAAAGTCTTTGAATCTGGTGGGATTGGAAAGAATGGTTCCACAATTGCA TTGCCATACACTGGCACAGAGGTCAAGGTGTTTCCATTATGGGCTGCTGTGGGCATCGCTATTTTACTTGCACAGAGCAGCATATCCGTCATTCTTGCCGGTGGTGTCGGAAAAAATGGCTCCACCGTCGCA GGAACATCAGTTTTATCTCCAATTATTCCATTTAGTTTCGTGGTAGTACCagcttttataatttatagaaaaagtgCAGAGCACGTTTATGAAAATCATCCTGCATTGTATATACTAGCATTTGGAATGGTTGCAGCTAAAGTTACCAATCGACTGGTG gtTGCTCATATgacaaaaaatgaaatggaatATTTAGACACTTCATTGATTGGACCAGCAATGCTGTTCTTAAATcagtatttcaatttttttatcaaaGAATATTATGTTCTATGGTTGTGTTTT ATTTGGGTTACTCTGGATTTACTACGGTATAATACTCAAATTTGCCTCGAAATTTGCGATTATATGAAGATCAAATTATTTAGGATACCACTAGGAGATCATCGAACTAGTCTGGTTTCTAATACAGCTGAGAAAAATG TTCGCGCGATGGTGGAACAAGAGCCTCTGTTAGACGAGGATTATCATCACGGATCTGATACTACTCTCGACCTATGA